The Methanomassiliicoccales archaeon region GCGATCAAGTCGAATGGGCGCTGGGAGATCCTCGGGTTTTGGCTGTTTGGGGCGGAAGGGGAAAGCGCCAAGAATTAGGAGGAGGTACTCAAAGACCTGAAACGACGGGGGATCCAAACGGTGCGAATCTTCATTACCGATGATCTTCCGGGTTTAGAGGAGGCGATCAAGAAGATCTTTCCAAAAGCCGATTGGCAGCTGCGCGTTCTTCATGCAGTCCGCGATGCGTTGAACAAGGCTCACAAGGCGGACCGGGAGGCGCTGGCTGAGGATCTCAAGCGGGTGTACCGCGCAGAAACCGAGGGGGAGGCTAGGGAAGCGCTACAGAACCTTCGGGAACGCTGGGGTGTAATCTATCCCAAGATCGTGGAACGCTGGGAGGCCAAAACCTATGCGCTATTGACGTTTCTTCGTCATCCTAAGCCCATCCGGCGGTATTTGTACACCACGAATCAACTGGAGCGGCTGGCGAAGGAGGTGAAGCGCCGAACGAAGGTGGTGGAGGTGTTCTGTGGAGAGGAGGCGGTGGAAAAGCTTTTGTACCTGGTTTTGAGTCACTTGAACGTGGCATGGGGAGCGCGAAGGCTGCGGGGATTTGCGGAAATCGAGATGGGAAGCTACTATGCTGACCTGACACACTAAACGGGCCACTATGTGAACAAGCCTACGGGGGTCCGCAAAAATTTCCTAGCTCTAGAGGGTTTTTCACAACGCGCTTCGCTCGCGCCCTGACCCAAATCGGAGCGTGAGCCATGGCTACTCCTAAGCCCGCTATCTCGATCATGGAAACGTCGCTTTCTTGATCGCCTACGGCCACTACCCGCTCGAGAGATACCCCCAACTGCGCACACAGCCATGCCAACGCTTCCCCCTTGGATACCCCAGGAGGCAGTACCTCCAAAAAATTCTGTTCGGATTGAACCACTGTCAGCCCTAAACTTACAAGAGTCGCT contains the following coding sequences:
- a CDS encoding transposase, which produces MFLDGTFLPTRRGKTAKEPVYMALAIKSNGRWEILGFWLFGAEGESAKN
- a CDS encoding transposase, which codes for MRIFITDDLPGLEEAIKKIFPKADWQLRVLHAVRDALNKAHKADREALAEDLKRVYRAETEGEAREALQNLRERWGVIYPKIVERWEAKTYALLTFLRHPKPIRRYLYTTNQLERLAKEVKRRTKVVEVFCGEEAVEKLLYLVLSHLNVAWGARRLRGFAEIEMGSYYADLTH
- a CDS encoding HAD-IIB family hydrolase translates to GLKIRCVFSLEKLAQENPLKMLLIGDPPCLRELKATLVSLGLTVVQSEQNFLEVLPPGVSKGEALAWLCAQLGVSLERVVAVGDQESDVSMIEIAGLGVAMAHAPIWVRARAKRVVKNPLELGNFCGPP